One window from the genome of Sesamum indicum cultivar Zhongzhi No. 13 unplaced genomic scaffold, S_indicum_v1.0 scaffold00323, whole genome shotgun sequence encodes:
- the LOC105180102 gene encoding uncharacterized protein LOC105180102, which produces MNYALTGNRIWIRWDDNFLDVTVVELSTQFLHCHVTIRALQESVDITVIYGATELADRRSLWDSLSTIAIQCMDTPRLVGECRIVTSTHARRMGLVGGDFNAVRDLSEVCGASGDIWPAMEEFNYCIQNAGLLPLPMQGEWYTWHNCSASPSKRLDRMLINDTWIARFPTSTYLSLTPRTSDHSPLVLCGDRQQQLGGIFRFDNYLTRSPKFIPSVQNVWKHEVVGVPMCAVTRKLKALKPIFREQRRNKGDLSHNVQLANGFLEAAQNLVSANRQEEVFLYLEHCCRMVLAKAAKLEQIMLHQRAKMEWMKDGEQCSKVVLLGGQRRRDVIDIQFLRPWARHLVTEDETNSLLSPFTPSDVKEAVFDIAEDKAPGPDGYSSGFFKAAWPIVGGKSRLPPRCALKVDIRKAYDSIEWDFLVAVLELFGFPPTFIRWIEECVTTPSFSVGLNGKPHGFFSGARGLRQGDPLSPYLFVLVLELGFADDMLLFCRADIDSIEVLKRGLDRFAVWSGLRLNVQKSHLIISRSAQGLREEMLEALGFQEGLLPLRYLGLPLLSSRLTIADCQPLLAKIDKRIAGWEGMTLSYAGRVQIIKSVLMSLSLYWTLAFILPKRITNEIEKRLRNFLWKGSTNSGYAKVASKELCRPVDEGGLGFKDITTLNRALMTKKLCDIIQCDRTSIWVEWLYHDQLRDTSIWTIRDHGSSWSWRKLLRLRIFLRPMVDNQIGDGRKFHLWQDPWHYLGPFIETFPRGSRLLGLEKRFPRLAKGYATVYTRHMPNLLSKKLSVILDKIISPCQAAFVPGRSIGDNVMLAQELFTGYNQARLPPRCALKVDIRKAYDTVEWDFLLSVLQLFGFPETFSRWVEECISSPSFSVGMNGKPHGYFAGARGL; this is translated from the exons ATGAATTATGCGTTGACGGGTAATCGTATCTGGATTCGATGGGATGacaattttcttgatgttACTGTGGTTGAGTTGAGTACACAATTTTTACACTGTCATGTCACTATCCGAGCTCTTCAGGAATCAGTTGATATTACTGTCATTTATGGGGCTACAGAGCTAGCGGACAGACGATCACTTTGGGATTCACTTAGTACAATTGCCATCCAGTGCATGGATACTCCGAGGCTAGTCGGAG AATGCCGGATTGTTACCTCTACCCATGCAAGGAGAATGGGGCTAGTCGGAGGTgattttaatgcagtacgTGATCTCAGTGAAGTCTGTGGAGCTTCTGGTGACATATGGCCTGCAATGGAGGAATTCAATTATTGTATCCAGAATGCCGGATTGTTACCTCTACCCATGCAAGGAGAATGGTACACGTGGCACAATTGTAGTGCAAGTCCATCGAAGCGACTTGATAGGATGCTCATTAATGATACATGGATTGCCCGGTTCCCCACTTCCACATATTTGAGCCTCACCCCACGTACCTCGGATCACTCACCACTAGTGTTATGTGGGGATAGACAGCAGCAGTTGGGAGGTATATTTCgttttgataattatcttACCCGCTCACCAAAAtttattcccagtgtgcagaatgTTTGGAAACATGAGGTAGTTGGTGTACCGATGTGTGCGGTAACTCGGAAACTTAAAGCACTGAAACCAATTTTCCGAgaacaaaggagaaataagggaGATTTATCGCACAATGTACAGTTGGCAAACGGATTTCTTGAGGCGGCACAAAACCTGGTTAGTGCCAACAGGCAGGAGGAAGTATTCTTATACTTGGAGCACTGTTGTCGGATGGTTTTGGCCAAAGCAGCGAAGCTCGAACAAATCATGTTACATCAGAGAGCAAAAATGGAGTGGATGAAAGATGGTGAACAATGCTCTAAGGT TGTCCTTTTGGGAGGACAAAGAAGACGGGACGTGATTGATATTCAGTTCCTTAGACCGTGGGCTAGACATCTGGTGACTGAAGATGAAACCAATTCTCTGTTATCACCATTCACCCCCTCGGATGTCAAAGAGGCAGTGTTCGATATTGCAGAGGATAAGGCACCGGGTCCTGATGGGTACTCGTCaggcttcttcaaagctgcCTGGCCGATTGTGGGAGGCAAG TCACGCCTACCTCCCAGATGCGCGTTAAAAGTTGACATTAGAAAGGCGTATGACTCAATTGAATGGGACTTCCTAGTTGCAGTTTTGGAACTTTTTGGGTTTCCACCAACATTCAtcaggtggattgaggaatgTGTCACTACACCATCCTTCTCAGTGGGATTGAATGGAAAGCCACATGGATTCTTTTCGGGTGCAAGAGGACTTCGACAGGGTGATCCTCTATCGCCGTACCTCTTTGTCCTAGTCTTGGAG CTGGGATTTGCTGATGACATGTTGTTATTCTGCCGTGCGGATATAGACTCTATTGAGGTCCTTAAGAGAGGGCTGGATCGATTTGCCGTTTGGTCGGGCCTCCGACTGAACGTACAAAAAAGTCATCTTATTATTTCACGGTCAGCACAGGGTTTACGTGAGGAGATGCTGGAAGCACTTGGATTTCAGGAGGGACTCCTGCCACTGAGGTATTTAGGTCTACCTCTATTATCCTCCAGATTAACTATTGCTGATTGTCAACCATTATTGGCGAAAATCGAtaaacgtattgctggttgggagggaatGACACTTTCATATGCCGGtagggtacaaattattaaatctgtactcatgtcGTTGAGCTTATATTGGACTTTAGCGTTCATTTTACCAAAGAGAATTAcgaacgaaattgagaagagactgcGAAACTTCTTATGGAAGGGCTCAACAAATAGTGGCTATGCTAAGGTAGCATCGAAAGAATTGTGTAGGCCGGTGGACGAGGGAGgtcttgggttcaaggacattaCTACCTTGAATCGAGCCTTAATGActaagaaactctgtgatatcattCAGTGTGATCGAACCtctatttgggttgaatggctatACCATGACCAGTTACGAGACACTTCCATATGGACAATCCGAGATCATGGAAGTTCATGGAGTTGGAGGAAACTCCTACGTCTACGGATTTTTctccgccctatggtggacAACCAAATCGGAGATGGGCGGAAGTTTcacctttggcaggacccgtggcattacCTCGGACCTTTTATTGAGACATTTCCACGTGGATCGAGGCtccttggacttgagaa GCGCTTCCCTCGActggccaagggatacgccacagtctatacaaGGCACATGCCAAACTTATTGTCCAAAAAATTGAGTGTGATATTGGACAAGATTATCAGCCCCTGCCAGGCAGCGTTTGTCCCTGGCCGGAGCATAGGGGATAATGTTATGTTAGCACAGGAACTCTTCACTGGTTACAATCAGGCCCGACTCCCACCGAGATGTGCTTTGAAAGTTGACATTCGGAAGGCGTATGACACTGTCGAATGGGATTTCCTGCTATCGGTGCTTCAGCTTTTCGGTTTCCCAGAGACTTTCAGTCGATGGGTTGAGGAGTGTATCAGTTCACCTTCCTTTTCGGTGGGGATGAACGGAAAGCCACATGGATATTTTGCGGGTGCCAGAGGGCTTTGA